A segment of the Agarivorans albus genome:
TGCTTACTAGGCTACTTCGTAGTACTTAGGTGTAATAGATAATTCTTTATCAATGATGGTTTTTGCCATTCTGGCACATTTTCCACACTCAGAAGCAACGCCATTCTTTTTGCGTACATCAGCTAAGTTTTCACAGCCCTGTTGTACTGCTTCTTTAATTTGCTTATCAGTAATGCCGTGGCATAAACATACAAACATTGCTTCACCTCATCAATCACAATAAAGCAATTATATTGCGAACTATTATCATTCGCAATATC
Coding sequences within it:
- a CDS encoding bacterioferritin-associated ferredoxin, giving the protein MFVCLCHGITDKQIKEAVQQGCENLADVRKKNGVASECGKCARMAKTIIDKELSITPKYYEVA